Proteins from a single region of Leuconostoc gasicomitatum LMG 18811:
- a CDS encoding Mur ligase family protein, with protein MTLKSTLARITAKSSYWLLHDILHRGGTSLPGKLAVSIDPNILTKIQQDFELIIVTGTNGKTLTTALITRVLQAGGYTVITNPSGSNMIQGITGTLVTAKVKPSPNGQKPVAVLEVDEANVEKIAAAIKPKMFVLTNIFRDQLDRYGEIYTTYDKIIAGIKHAPEAIVLANGDSPIFTRGDFTNERKYFGFNHIQPADYNPTVAPINTDGILSPTDHSVLNYDFITYANLGKYFSTTDSFVRPKLNYQVTSITDLTPKYSTFSIDNTPLRIEIGGLYNIYNALTAFAVGREFNVDPEKIKTAFESNAQIFGRQEALHVDGKDVIIVLIKNPVGTNSVIDMMVTEKDDFSLLALLNANYADGIDTSWIWDAEFEKLHDTNIKAVATGGERYKDLRVRLKMAGFPDQAVYEDLTQIVTAIKSLPTDKVYIAATYTAMLQLREQLGAAGYIKGGF; from the coding sequence ATGACACTTAAAAGCACACTAGCACGCATCACTGCAAAAAGTTCTTATTGGCTTTTGCATGACATTTTACATCGTGGTGGCACAAGCTTACCAGGTAAACTCGCGGTATCAATCGATCCCAATATTTTAACAAAAATCCAACAGGATTTTGAGTTAATCATCGTGACTGGTACAAATGGTAAAACACTAACAACTGCCCTTATCACACGTGTCTTGCAGGCAGGTGGTTATACTGTCATTACTAATCCTTCTGGTTCAAACATGATTCAAGGCATCACAGGCACGCTTGTCACAGCAAAAGTTAAACCCTCACCAAATGGCCAAAAGCCAGTTGCTGTACTTGAAGTAGATGAGGCAAACGTTGAAAAGATTGCTGCAGCAATAAAGCCAAAAATGTTTGTGCTGACCAATATTTTCCGTGATCAACTTGATCGTTATGGTGAAATTTATACGACATACGATAAAATTATTGCTGGTATTAAGCATGCGCCCGAGGCTATTGTTCTAGCTAATGGTGATTCACCAATTTTTACACGTGGTGATTTCACCAATGAACGCAAATACTTTGGCTTTAATCATATACAACCAGCTGATTATAACCCAACTGTTGCACCAATCAATACCGACGGCATCTTATCCCCTACAGATCATTCTGTTTTAAACTATGATTTTATAACTTACGCTAATTTAGGTAAGTATTTCAGTACAACAGACAGCTTTGTACGTCCAAAATTAAACTATCAAGTCACTAGTATCACTGACTTAACACCCAAATATTCAACTTTTAGCATTGATAACACGCCACTGCGCATTGAAATTGGTGGGTTGTACAATATTTACAACGCACTGACTGCTTTTGCAGTTGGCCGTGAGTTTAATGTCGATCCCGAAAAAATAAAAACAGCCTTTGAATCCAATGCGCAAATATTTGGTCGTCAAGAAGCGCTTCATGTTGATGGTAAAGACGTCATCATTGTTTTGATTAAAAATCCCGTTGGCACAAATTCTGTTATCGACATGATGGTCACTGAAAAAGATGATTTTTCATTGTTAGCTTTGCTAAATGCCAATTACGCGGATGGCATCGATACCAGTTGGATTTGGGATGCAGAATTTGAAAAACTACATGATACCAACATCAAAGCAGTTGCTACTGGTGGTGAACGCTATAAAGATTTGCGTGTCCGTTTGAAAATGGCCGGTTTTCCGGATCAAGCTGTCTATGAAGATTTAACTCAAATTGTGACTGCAATTAAATCACTACCAACCGATAAAGTGTATATCGCAGCAACTTATACAGCTATGCTGCAGTTACGTGAACAACTTGGCGCAGCCGGCTATATCAAAGGAGGATTTTAA
- a CDS encoding C40 family peptidase, whose protein sequence is MGMLPNKKRKNQRLWLNITIVGGLTGVLLIANVSNLSQLIEPVQAMAINALPTQTTATGQKVTFTRTFTKRYLVANATQKRLVGFQTIGSKTYYFEPKTGEMVYGLKTIAGNSYYFDENGVSNTQLAYKKTVASVDGNNKIVEKAIADGMKLVGKSPYVYGGGRTSKSIANNEFDCSSFIAWLYRQAGQPLVVQSAASTTILNQIGTTVAWSDMRRGDILVTPDTYTEERLHTAIYLGNGFILHDSAPTHGVAISRLVDLVNSKTSQTLTWSGLFKPGAVRQVVDN, encoded by the coding sequence ATGGGGATGTTACCGAATAAAAAAAGAAAAAACCAGCGCTTGTGGTTAAATATAACGATTGTTGGCGGTCTGACGGGTGTTTTATTGATAGCCAATGTCAGTAACTTATCTCAATTGATTGAACCTGTTCAAGCGATGGCAATTAATGCATTACCAACTCAAACAACTGCAACTGGTCAAAAAGTAACTTTCACAAGAACATTCACTAAGCGATATTTAGTGGCAAATGCAACGCAAAAAAGATTAGTGGGATTTCAAACAATTGGCTCAAAGACATATTATTTTGAACCAAAAACAGGTGAAATGGTCTATGGCTTAAAAACGATTGCCGGAAACAGTTACTATTTTGATGAAAATGGCGTGAGTAACACACAATTAGCATATAAAAAAACAGTTGCATCAGTTGATGGTAACAATAAAATTGTCGAAAAAGCGATTGCAGATGGTATGAAACTTGTTGGAAAAAGTCCTTATGTTTATGGTGGTGGTAGAACATCAAAATCTATTGCCAATAATGAATTTGATTGTTCATCTTTTATCGCTTGGTTATATCGTCAGGCAGGACAACCGTTAGTTGTCCAGTCAGCCGCATCTACAACCATATTGAATCAAATTGGAACAACAGTGGCGTGGTCTGATATGAGACGTGGTGATATACTGGTGACCCCTGATACGTATACAGAAGAGCGACTTCATACTGCTATTTATTTAGGTAATGGTTTCATATTACATGACTCTGCACCGACTCATGGTGTCGCAATTAGTCGATTAGTTGACCTAGTAAATTCTAAAACGTCGCAAACATTGACATGGTCGGGATTATTTAAACCTGGAGCGGTGCGACAAGTTGTTGATAATTAA
- a CDS encoding thymidine kinase — protein sequence MAQLFFEYGAMSSGKSIEILKVAHNYESQGRQVLLMTPITDTRAGIGVVASRIGLSREALAVKPADDLYVLIKSMAANDLAVVLVDEAQFLTPEQVDQLAYTVDNLHIPVMAFGLKQDAFNNLFAGSKRLIELADKLEEMKTICSFCGKKATTQLRIVNGKPQRQGAQVFIGGDEAYIPTCRRHWFNPDLDKIATMFPYEATEHAK from the coding sequence ATGGCACAACTATTCTTTGAATACGGCGCAATGAGTTCAGGTAAATCGATTGAAATTTTAAAAGTAGCGCACAATTACGAATCACAAGGTCGACAGGTACTTTTGATGACGCCAATTACTGATACACGTGCAGGTATTGGGGTTGTCGCAAGTCGTATCGGGTTATCCCGTGAGGCTTTAGCAGTCAAACCAGCAGACGATTTATATGTTTTGATTAAAAGTATGGCAGCTAATGATTTGGCCGTTGTTTTAGTGGATGAGGCACAGTTTTTAACACCAGAACAGGTAGATCAACTAGCCTATACAGTAGATAACTTACATATTCCAGTGATGGCGTTTGGCTTAAAACAAGATGCTTTCAACAATTTATTTGCTGGATCAAAACGATTGATCGAATTAGCGGATAAACTAGAAGAAATGAAAACCATTTGTTCATTTTGTGGCAAAAAAGCAACAACCCAACTGAGAATAGTCAATGGTAAACCGCAACGGCAAGGCGCACAAGTATTCATTGGGGGTGACGAAGCTTACATTCCAACGTGCCGCCGTCATTGGTTCAATCCTGATCTAGACAAAATTGCGACAATGTTTCCATATGAAGCAACTGAACATGCCAAATAA
- the prfA gene encoding peptide chain release factor 1: protein MDPIFQSLQTVVDRYDELNEQLADPDVAGDGQQYMALLKEAGEMRETVEVYTHYQQVMQGISDAEDMLDDAEMAPLAKEDLNTLKPEKIVLEDQLKILMLPKDPNDDKNIIMEIRGAAGGDESSLFAADLLDMYRRYAEKQRWVVSIIDETITEVGGYKEVAIMITGDNVYSKLKFESGAHRVQRVPSTETQGRVHTSTATVGVMPEFEEIDFELAESDLEEEFFRSGGAGGQNVNKVSTAVRLVHKPTGIMVKMQEERTQIKNRDKARKLLASRVYDFYAQQNEAEYAEKRKSAVGTGDRSERIRTYNYPQNRVTDHRIGLTLNKLDRIMNGELGEIVDALVIADQTAKLAELNQA, encoded by the coding sequence ATGGACCCAATATTTCAATCATTACAAACAGTTGTTGATCGCTATGATGAGCTAAATGAGCAGTTGGCTGATCCAGATGTTGCTGGTGATGGCCAACAATATATGGCGTTGTTAAAAGAAGCAGGCGAAATGCGAGAAACTGTTGAAGTGTATACCCACTATCAACAAGTGATGCAAGGTATTTCGGATGCTGAAGACATGCTTGATGATGCCGAAATGGCACCACTTGCCAAAGAAGATTTGAACACGTTAAAACCTGAAAAAATTGTATTAGAAGATCAACTTAAAATTTTGATGTTACCAAAAGATCCAAATGATGATAAAAACATCATCATGGAAATACGTGGCGCAGCGGGTGGCGACGAGTCATCGCTATTTGCTGCAGATTTACTTGATATGTACCGCCGTTATGCAGAAAAGCAACGTTGGGTTGTGAGCATTATTGATGAAACAATCACTGAAGTTGGTGGCTATAAAGAAGTAGCTATTATGATTACTGGTGATAATGTCTATTCGAAGCTAAAATTTGAATCTGGTGCACATCGTGTTCAGCGTGTACCGTCAACAGAAACACAAGGTCGTGTACATACGTCGACTGCGACTGTTGGGGTGATGCCCGAATTTGAGGAAATTGATTTCGAATTGGCTGAATCTGATTTGGAAGAGGAATTTTTCCGATCAGGGGGTGCTGGTGGACAAAACGTCAACAAGGTGTCAACAGCTGTACGCTTAGTGCACAAACCAACTGGTATTATGGTTAAAATGCAAGAAGAACGTACGCAAATCAAAAACCGTGATAAAGCACGTAAATTACTTGCTAGCCGTGTATATGATTTTTATGCACAACAAAACGAAGCCGAATATGCAGAGAAACGTAAATCTGCTGTTGGTACTGGTGATCGTTCTGAACGTATCCGGACCTATAATTATCCGCAAAATCGTGTCACGGATCATCGTATTGGCTTGACGCTCAATAAACTTGACCGTATTATGAATGGTGAACTGGGTGAAATTGTGGATGCACTTGTTATTGCAGATCAAACAGCTAAGTTAGCTGAATTAAACCAAGCCTGA
- the prmC gene encoding peptide chain release factor N(5)-glutamine methyltransferase — MTEKQFETPKQFKQVGNYEPTRQIMPDKLTAPKWYDWDDIKKPTKPSQVKISLLEGRKWAIAELTSVGMPKEDAQDNVDFLLSGALNINYAYLRANITRTMPSDLAAIWPKWLAKLMNNEPVQYILGHAPFYGREFMVDSRVLIPRPETEQLVEWILKDAGSKNGKPVSVLDIGTGTGAIIETLMLENPRVRGFAADISSGALAVAEMNAQRFGLNYLHLVQSDVYSAVEGLEFDIIVSNPPYIATTDEDEMADNVLEYEPHTALFADHDGLAIYEKIAADLALYLSDNGRAYFEIGYKQGQQVVSMMQHALPQAEVTLKKDFSGLDRMVRVVKG, encoded by the coding sequence ATGACTGAAAAACAATTTGAAACACCAAAACAATTTAAGCAGGTTGGTAATTATGAACCTACACGTCAAATAATGCCAGATAAATTGACCGCACCAAAATGGTATGACTGGGACGATATTAAGAAACCTACAAAGCCAAGCCAAGTTAAAATTTCGTTACTTGAGGGCCGTAAGTGGGCAATTGCAGAATTGACAAGTGTTGGCATGCCAAAAGAAGATGCCCAAGACAACGTCGATTTTTTATTGAGTGGTGCATTAAATATTAATTATGCCTACTTACGTGCAAACATAACACGCACGATGCCGTCTGATTTAGCAGCTATTTGGCCAAAATGGCTGGCCAAGTTGATGAATAATGAACCTGTGCAATATATTTTAGGCCATGCACCTTTTTATGGTCGTGAGTTTATGGTTGATTCCAGGGTTTTGATACCACGCCCTGAAACGGAACAATTAGTTGAATGGATCTTAAAAGATGCTGGTAGTAAAAATGGCAAACCAGTTTCAGTGTTAGATATTGGGACAGGAACTGGCGCGATTATTGAGACTTTGATGTTAGAAAATCCTCGTGTACGCGGATTTGCGGCAGATATTTCATCAGGTGCTTTAGCAGTTGCAGAAATGAATGCGCAGCGTTTTGGTTTAAATTATCTACATCTGGTACAAAGTGATGTCTATAGCGCTGTAGAAGGACTCGAATTTGATATTATTGTTAGTAATCCACCCTACATTGCAACAACTGATGAAGATGAGATGGCTGACAATGTGCTTGAATATGAACCGCACACTGCATTATTTGCCGATCATGATGGTTTAGCAATTTATGAAAAAATAGCAGCGGATTTAGCACTTTATTTATCTGATAACGGCCGTGCGTATTTTGAAATTGGCTATAAACAAGGACAGCAGGTTGTGTCAATGATGCAGCATGCCCTGCCACAGGCAGAAGTGACACTGAAAAAAGATTTCTCAGGCCTAGATAGAATGGTCAGAGTAGTGAAAGGATAG
- a CDS encoding L-threonylcarbamoyladenylate synthase, giving the protein MKTELLTSNDIKRAGELLRAGEVVAFPTETVYGLGADATNETAVKKVFTAKGRPADNPLIMTIADEKQLDEFVLISQAARQLMTAFWPGSLTIILPIKPKKVAMIVTGGLQTVAFRLPDNDVARVVIRDAGVPIVGPSANTSGKPSPTTAQHVWHDMNGKIAAIVDDGPTQIGVESTVIDMSANVPTILRPGAVTQQQLQDVLGVTVIDATSTTSVASDVTPKAPGMKYRHYAPDKKVVMFDRLDAIDLMHSLQTHDVVMAQDTTIEVMQLSLEQSWSLGETLETATEQLFAGLRFYDDEAQVATIYVEKMSPIGIGKAFNNRLAKAAGNQEFNL; this is encoded by the coding sequence ATGAAGACTGAATTATTAACAAGTAACGATATAAAACGAGCCGGTGAATTACTTAGGGCCGGTGAAGTAGTTGCTTTTCCGACGGAAACCGTTTATGGATTAGGCGCCGATGCAACGAATGAAACAGCTGTCAAAAAAGTCTTTACAGCTAAGGGACGACCAGCAGATAATCCGTTAATTATGACTATTGCTGATGAAAAGCAATTGGATGAGTTTGTTTTGATTTCACAAGCAGCACGACAATTAATGACAGCCTTTTGGCCGGGATCTCTGACAATTATTTTACCTATTAAACCAAAAAAAGTAGCAATGATCGTAACTGGTGGCTTACAAACAGTAGCATTTCGTTTGCCTGATAATGATGTGGCTCGTGTGGTGATTCGTGACGCAGGTGTGCCAATTGTCGGGCCAAGTGCAAATACTTCTGGTAAACCGTCGCCAACAACTGCGCAACACGTTTGGCATGATATGAATGGTAAAATTGCTGCCATTGTTGATGATGGTCCAACACAAATTGGTGTGGAGTCGACAGTTATTGATATGTCTGCTAACGTGCCAACTATTTTACGACCTGGCGCTGTCACGCAGCAACAGCTGCAAGATGTATTAGGTGTCACAGTGATTGATGCGACAAGCACGACATCAGTGGCGAGTGACGTGACACCTAAAGCACCGGGGATGAAATATCGGCATTATGCACCGGATAAAAAAGTTGTTATGTTTGATAGGCTAGATGCGATAGATCTAATGCATAGTTTACAAACACATGATGTTGTCATGGCACAGGATACAACAATTGAAGTGATGCAGTTATCGTTAGAACAATCATGGTCGCTTGGTGAAACACTTGAAACTGCCACGGAGCAATTATTTGCAGGTCTACGTTTTTATGATGATGAGGCACAAGTGGCGACGATTTATGTTGAAAAAATGTCACCAATTGGCATTGGTAAAGCATTCAATAATCGTTTAGCAAAGGCAGCGGGTAATCAGGAATTTAATCTGTGA
- a CDS encoding phosphocarrier protein HPr: MTQSKDFHIVAETGIHARPATLLVQAASKFTSDVTLSYQGKDVNLKSIMGVMSLGVGQGADVTIKTDGDDEEAAMAAIVEAMETEGLAE, encoded by the coding sequence ATGACACAATCAAAAGACTTTCATATCGTAGCAGAAACAGGGATCCATGCACGTCCAGCAACTTTGTTGGTACAAGCAGCATCAAAATTCACTTCAGATGTGACATTGTCATACCAAGGTAAAGATGTTAACTTGAAGTCAATCATGGGTGTGATGTCATTGGGTGTTGGTCAAGGTGCTGATGTGACAATCAAAACAGACGGTGACGATGAGGAAGCTGCTATGGCAGCCATCGTTGAAGCAATGGAAACAGAAGGACTTGCAGAATAA
- the ptsP gene encoding phosphoenolpyruvate--protein phosphotransferase, with the protein MSNNFKGIAASNGIAIAKAYLLVDPDLSFTKTTITDVTAEQARVDDALKAASADVEIIKSRAEKNLGADEAQVFEAHLMVLSDPEMSGAFKQKIADDKVNAEQAVKEVTDMYIGMFEAMTDNAYMQERAADIRDVTKRILSHLLNVALPNPALIDEEVVLVSKDLTPSDTSQLDRQFVKGILTDLGGRTAHASIMARTLEIPAVVGSEVATQKITAGVTVIVDGLTGDVIVDPDSETLATYQQKAANYLAQRAEWALLKDQQSVSADGKNFVLGANIGSPKDMDAVLENGSEGVGLYRTEFLYMESDHLPTEDEQFVAYKAVVEKMAGKPVTVRTMDIGGDKNLSYWKLPKEENPFLGYRAIRISLDQTEIFRTQLRALLRASAYGNLWIMFPMIATLGEFRAAKKVYLEERAKLEEAGVSMGEIKLGIMIEIPAAAVLADKFAKEVDFFSIGTNDLIGYTMAADRGNDKVAYLYQPYNPSILRLISNVITAAHNEGKFVAMCGEMAGDPIAVPVLMGMGLDEFSMSAPSVLQTRSLMKKLNTVDMKLLAEKALDAETNDDVIALVEAATK; encoded by the coding sequence ATGTCTAATAACTTCAAAGGAATCGCGGCAAGTAATGGGATAGCAATTGCTAAAGCTTATTTGTTAGTTGATCCAGATTTGTCTTTTACAAAGACAACAATTACAGATGTGACGGCTGAACAGGCACGTGTCGACGATGCTTTGAAGGCTGCTAGTGCTGATGTTGAGATCATTAAATCTCGCGCTGAAAAAAACTTAGGTGCTGATGAAGCACAGGTATTCGAGGCGCATTTAATGGTTCTGTCAGATCCAGAAATGTCTGGCGCATTCAAACAGAAGATTGCTGATGATAAAGTGAATGCTGAACAAGCAGTCAAAGAAGTGACAGACATGTATATTGGCATGTTTGAAGCTATGACTGATAATGCTTATATGCAAGAGCGTGCAGCAGATATTCGTGATGTGACTAAACGTATTTTGTCACATCTTTTGAATGTGGCATTGCCTAACCCGGCTCTAATTGATGAAGAAGTCGTTCTAGTATCAAAAGATTTAACGCCTTCTGATACTTCTCAACTTGATCGTCAATTCGTTAAGGGCATTTTAACTGATTTGGGTGGTCGCACAGCACATGCTTCAATTATGGCACGTACATTAGAAATTCCTGCAGTGGTAGGTTCTGAAGTAGCTACGCAAAAAATCACGGCAGGTGTGACAGTGATTGTCGATGGATTAACTGGTGACGTGATTGTTGATCCAGATTCAGAGACGTTGGCAACTTACCAACAAAAAGCCGCTAATTATTTGGCTCAGCGTGCAGAATGGGCCTTATTAAAAGACCAACAATCTGTTAGTGCGGACGGTAAGAACTTTGTGTTGGGTGCTAATATTGGCTCACCTAAGGATATGGATGCTGTATTAGAAAATGGTTCGGAAGGCGTTGGTTTATATCGTACTGAATTCTTATATATGGAATCAGATCACTTACCAACCGAAGACGAGCAATTTGTTGCCTATAAAGCAGTTGTCGAAAAGATGGCGGGTAAGCCAGTTACTGTGCGTACCATGGATATTGGCGGTGACAAAAACTTAAGTTATTGGAAATTACCAAAAGAGGAAAATCCTTTCTTAGGTTATCGTGCCATTCGTATTTCTTTGGATCAAACAGAAATTTTCCGGACACAGTTACGCGCGTTGCTACGTGCATCTGCTTATGGTAATTTATGGATTATGTTCCCAATGATTGCTACGTTAGGTGAATTCCGTGCGGCTAAAAAAGTCTACTTAGAAGAACGCGCTAAGCTTGAAGAAGCTGGCGTGTCAATGGGTGAGATCAAGCTAGGAATTATGATTGAAATTCCAGCAGCAGCCGTTTTGGCAGATAAATTTGCCAAAGAAGTTGATTTCTTCTCAATCGGTACAAATGATTTGATTGGTTATACAATGGCCGCTGATCGTGGTAATGATAAAGTTGCCTATTTGTATCAACCTTATAACCCATCTATTTTACGTTTAATTAGTAACGTCATTACAGCAGCTCACAATGAAGGCAAATTCGTTGCGATGTGTGGCGAAATGGCTGGTGACCCGATTGCTGTACCTGTTTTGATGGGTATGGGATTAGATGAATTTTCAATGAGCGCGCCATCTGTTTTGCAGACACGTTCGTTGATGAAAAAGCTGAATACTGTTGACATGAAGTTGTTAGCTGAGAAAGCCTTAGACGCGGAAACCAATGATGACGTTATTGCATTGGTTGAAGCAGCGACAAAATAA
- a CDS encoding RNA polymerase sigma factor, which translates to MKINHYEKELINIANEIIGFLINNGAKKNDAQDIMQDVFVKLLQADILLAPDKLRPWLYRVALSRFYDIYRRQKRYRDILLEQYAQYSEVEPILADYSGLQRALEKLNDYQSALIVLYYDDRKHINDIAMIYDVSSSKIKVDLYRTRQQLKDIMMGYENE; encoded by the coding sequence ATGAAAATTAATCACTATGAAAAAGAACTTATCAATATTGCAAATGAAATCATTGGCTTTTTGATTAATAATGGCGCTAAAAAAAATGATGCGCAAGACATCATGCAGGATGTCTTTGTAAAATTACTTCAAGCAGATATTCTATTGGCACCAGATAAACTAAGACCATGGCTATATCGCGTTGCGTTATCGCGTTTTTACGACATTTATCGTCGACAAAAACGTTATCGTGATATTTTGCTAGAACAATATGCACAATATTCTGAAGTTGAACCAATACTGGCAGATTATAGTGGTTTACAACGCGCATTGGAAAAATTAAATGATTACCAAAGCGCGTTGATTGTATTATATTATGATGATCGAAAACACATCAACGATATCGCTATGATATATGATGTCAGTTCATCTAAAATTAAAGTCGATTTATATCGAACGAGACAGCAACTAAAAGACATAATGATGGGGTATGAAAATGAGTGA
- a CDS encoding anti sigma factor C-terminal domain-containing protein: MSDNVNFEKIIKTEKRKKWLKTIAVSGAATVIIGGSVFYAIHKQVGIQMAKQASKQQRQFNIDDLISSPNIISTSQYFSMTKTTQSTLKSDREKNIDGYRVAYPEKNVTFNTHGVESASAQTPNIYNKNPATKEIIATNRQSQQKEPLFFNVKYEHAYQSEKDKKELLASSIPTHEAETLSQLSNTLGEVAITFDKRYSYDDIRQMMPENVMINYYWLGIHSDKLDTMSAAGSYIGLNASDDGTGKLTEGAEVKAGKNDFSGYQGLKSALEQQSGQRTVNDIDIAKDGQRQMSKNLKTAKFAGVIVTGRTQNLAKLDNQKYTFATNVGVTTPIMPYQAPIK; the protein is encoded by the coding sequence ATGAGTGACAATGTTAATTTTGAAAAGATTATTAAAACAGAGAAACGCAAAAAATGGTTAAAAACAATAGCTGTTTCTGGTGCAGCAACAGTGATAATTGGAGGTAGTGTATTCTATGCTATTCATAAACAAGTAGGCATACAAATGGCAAAACAAGCATCAAAACAACAACGGCAATTTAATATTGATGATCTTATATCTTCGCCAAACATTATATCGACTTCACAATATTTTTCAATGACAAAAACAACACAGAGCACATTGAAAAGTGATCGTGAAAAAAATATTGATGGTTACCGTGTTGCCTACCCAGAAAAAAATGTGACATTTAACACGCATGGTGTTGAAAGTGCTTCTGCACAAACACCAAATATTTATAATAAAAATCCAGCAACTAAAGAAATCATTGCCACTAACCGGCAGTCACAACAAAAAGAACCACTATTTTTCAATGTGAAGTATGAACATGCATACCAATCTGAAAAAGATAAAAAAGAATTGTTAGCGTCAAGTATACCAACGCATGAGGCCGAAACATTAAGTCAGTTATCAAATACTTTAGGTGAAGTGGCAATTACTTTTGATAAACGCTATTCCTATGATGACATTCGACAAATGATGCCCGAAAATGTCATGATTAATTATTATTGGTTAGGGATTCATAGTGATAAATTGGATACAATGAGTGCGGCAGGGTCTTACATTGGTTTAAATGCTAGTGATGATGGTACTGGAAAGTTGACTGAGGGAGCTGAAGTAAAAGCAGGAAAAAATGATTTTTCTGGTTATCAAGGACTAAAAAGTGCGTTAGAGCAACAATCTGGGCAACGAACGGTTAATGATATTGATATTGCAAAAGACGGTCAAAGGCAAATGTCAAAGAACCTCAAAACAGCAAAGTTTGCTGGTGTAATTGTGACTGGTCGGACACAGAATTTAGCTAAATTGGATAATCAAAAGTATACATTTGCGACAAATGTTGGTGTTACAACACCAATTATGCCATATCAAGCCCCTATCAAATAA
- the tsaB gene encoding tRNA (adenosine(37)-N6)-threonylcarbamoyltransferase complex dimerization subunit type 1 TsaB, with protein MKILAFDTSNQPLTVSLAEDNQVKRVFSTNEARNHSIQLLPAIQETIAAQNWTLTDIDRIVVAQGPGSFTGLRIGITVAKVLADTLKIDLVGVSSLAVLAEQVTTQGLIVPLFNARNENVFAGVYREGNNILADAHQPIANLFNWLQTFDEPIIFLGDTDVFSALIIETFGTRAHMLTPSESLPDGHGIVSLGIQASPVTSIADFNPQYLRKTQAELNWLAAHPGEDNPENYVFEV; from the coding sequence ATGAAGATTCTAGCATTTGATACAAGTAACCAACCACTGACAGTGAGTTTGGCGGAAGATAATCAGGTAAAACGTGTTTTTTCAACCAATGAGGCGCGTAACCATTCGATTCAACTTTTACCTGCAATTCAGGAAACAATTGCAGCTCAAAATTGGACGCTGACAGATATTGATCGCATCGTAGTTGCGCAAGGTCCAGGCTCATTCACTGGCTTGCGAATTGGTATTACTGTGGCTAAAGTATTAGCTGATACTTTAAAAATAGATCTTGTTGGTGTCTCTAGTCTCGCTGTGTTAGCAGAACAAGTAACGACACAAGGGCTGATTGTGCCCTTGTTTAATGCGCGTAATGAGAATGTTTTTGCCGGTGTTTATCGCGAAGGCAACAATATTTTAGCTGACGCACATCAGCCAATTGCTAATTTATTTAACTGGTTGCAGACTTTTGATGAACCAATTATTTTTTTAGGTGATACTGATGTTTTTTCTGCGCTTATTATTGAGACATTTGGCACGCGGGCTCATATGTTAACGCCAAGTGAGAGCTTACCAGATGGCCACGGTATTGTATCGTTAGGCATACAGGCAAGCCCAGTCACCAGTATTGCTGACTTTAACCCACAATATTTGCGTAAAACACAAGCAGAGTTGAACTGGCTTGCCGCACATCCTGGTGAGGATAACCCTGAAAATTATGTTTTTGAAGTTTAA